ctcctcttcctcctggcTCCATTTCAGCTCCATCTTCCATTATGGCTGCCAGGCGGACAGTCATGCCCCTGGTGGTGGTGGCCCTCTCCCTGCCAGGCCTTGCTCACTGCTTCCAGCCATTCTTCTCATTTGATGGGACTTCCATTACTCACCGTGACATGACCCAAAGGGCAATTCTCAGAAAGACAGCTGAGGTCTGCCGAGACATTGCTGCCTCTGAGGGACGATACTTCAGCCTGAAGGTGAGGAGTTTTAGACATCCAGTTTTGATCACATTTCATTATGGATGTTGTTGGAGGTTCCTGGCCCCTTCCTGATGTCgggcctaaccctaaccctgcgTATTTTTTCCTCACAAAGTCTCTGATGTACTCTGAAGTACTGATGGTATTTTCCCAACATCCAGTCAATCACTAGACATTTCTTCGTCCCCAGATTGATGACAACCTGTCAGTTAGCAAGGTGCAAACAGCCTGTTCCTCCACACCCACCTCCTCGGACATGTTCCAAACTGCCATTAATGATATCTACTACAGCAACGAGAAGGTGGATTTCTCATTGGCACTTGCAAAGGAGTACCATTTTGACGATGAGACCTTCCAGGAAGGACGGAATATCATCACAGCAGGTAAAATTTCAATTGTGTTAAAAACCCATCATCAAGGCCATTTATTGACTGGATCTTATTTGCCATATGTAATGAGCCTGTTGGAGACTGCTTTTGGCCCTAACTGGCAATAGAAACACATATATAGAAATATGCAGCAATAATCAGAGTCTTTAGAGtcttatgttgtgtttttctgttgaggTGTGTCTTCTGTGAAGGCTAATGTGAAGCTGAAGAACTTTGTCGCAGGGAGGCAGACTCTTGGTCGAGTCTGTCACACCCTACAGGTGAGgttaatgattattttgttaCCGCAGTTAcgttcttttgtttgtttgtaatggaTGGTGGTACCAATTTGTAGAGAAGAGGCAATGCTGGTTTTGCAAATAATGTTACATATTCTGTATATTTAGGACTTCTACAGCCACAGTAACTGGGTGGAGCTGGGGAAAATAACTCCTTACAGCACTCTGATCAGACCAGACCTACCTCTGCAGAACTTGGCAGGTAGGATCcaaacctgcaaacacacatacacacacacaaatccacagaTGACAATCGATGCATTGTTACTcaatatacacacacccacagtttAGTACCAATCAAAGCTGAATTATCATCTGGACATAAACCTTTCAAATGTGTTCTATCCTATTTCCAGATCTATTACAGATTTTTGTCATATGTTACTGATTAACTTCATAATTTCCTCCAGGCCCAGATACTCCAACCTGTAGGAGCTGTACAGGGAAGATTTGTGCTGACAACATCCTGcctgctgtgctgcagcaggGGCTTCTCACTTCAGGCTACTTCAACGTCTTTTCTTCAGCAAAACCTGCAGgtcacttttatttatcttctacatTCATGTTTAGTATGCTAAGGTACTCACGCCATGGTTAGTCTTATGTTTACAAGTTTAgctatgttagctagctaactagctgccATGACTTTAGTAGCCTACAATTTTTATCACATCATCATTGGCAAAATGATTTCCACTTAGAAGAGAGctaaaaataaaccacaatCAAACAGAAGCATTGGTAGAAATAGTCAGGGCTATTTGAAAATGGTGTAACCTCCTACCTGGAATCTATCTAAAACTGGGTGCTGTTGTACTTcaccatgtactgtatatatgccaTCATCCTCTTGTACAAATCATCAGCTTCTACAAATGTTTCGTAACCTTGACCCAGAAAGAAGAAATCCCATTCAAATAAACTAATTATTAATTACTTCTCTGTCATCACAATGAATATACTATTGGGTGGTACAAAATCTgagcttgtttgtatttctgctCCAAGGTAAAAGTAGCCACGGTGGTTTGTCTGACAAGTCAAGCCTGAAGGACACAGTGGGGGGCATAACAGGTAACATAACAAACTCATTCATACCTCTGCTCCAAAGGTAAATGCAGCCACGGTGGATTATTTGACCGGACAAGCAAACAGGACCCAGTGGGGGGCATCAATAAGGATGATGTTGAGTCCAGTCATGGTTCACTTCACCACAAAGCAGCTAACCTGGCAGGGGATGCCACTATGGAGCTACTGGAGGACATCAGAGTAGCTGTCGGAGACAAGAGCTTCCTGCGGTATGGGCCACCTTCAACTgagccattgtgtgtgtgtgcccatacAACAGATGCACGGTGGAGCTATAACACCAAATTATAGTAAAGATTAAGATTGGGCTTTACACCATCCAGAGCTCTGACAGTCTGGATTTACATGTTGATAAATCTCTTCACTAATTTCAGTTGTGATATGGTTCCACTACAAACAGATTACAAGCAATAACATGtaacctgcaaaacaaaatgccaaGAAATTTGAGATTTACCACATTTGATCTGATTAGGTTGTTCTAGCACACTCTGCTTCCATAAACGACTGTATGACCCCTAGTCAGCTAAACATTGCCTCATACAGTATAATCTATAATATACTGTTGCTCAGGGATGAAGTTgactaatgtactgtatgtatactgtGATAAGTTTGTCGCTCTCCTTTAGTCAAATGGTAATTACTGATCATTGACAGAGGGGCTCCTAGCAGGATAACGCAGATAAGTAACACCTGCTTATAACATAAAGAGCTAattatgttttgtgtctctcatgTTCCTGCAGATTGATGGGCCTCTCCCAgtcctctgtgctgtgttttgtcatcGACACCACTGGCAGTATGAGCGATGACATAGCAGAAGCTAAGAGAGTTTCCTTTGACATAATTGACCTTAAGAGAGGAACATCACAGGAGCCCTCCGCCTACATATTGGTACCTTTTAATGACCCAGGTAGGTAACATTTTACAGATGGTGCATATGTTGCCTCTGGCAGCTACCAAATAAAGTATAGTTAATTCTACAGTGAAAGCAAAAAAAGGGAGCTCTGCAAAAATCTGCAAACTCTACTTTATCTACAACTTTATCTCCTTTCTAGCGTTTGGACCTGTGACAAGAACAACCAATGCAGACACCTTCAAAGAAAGCATCAACAGGCTCACTGCAAATGGAGGAGGGGACAACCCAGAGATGAGTTTGTCTGGactgcgggtgtgtgtgtgtgtgtgtgtgtggttgtgtgtgcataAATAAATCTTCAGTAACTAATTTTGTATTAAAGTCCTTTTCTTGGAATCATCCATTTGGACAACAGAGTTCTGTAAAGCAATAACACTGATATGATCATGACCATCAGGTTTTTAGTTTAATAGATCAAATGAATAACTAATAAGAACGTTTTTCCTGTCCTATATGTGACTTATAGCTTGCACTGACTGCTGCTCCGCAATCCTCTGAGATCTTTGTCTTCACTGATGCTCCAGCCAAAGATTTCTACCTGAAAAGCACCGTCACTGCCCTTATTGAGAACACCATGTCTAAGGTAACTTTGTGTATGAGTCGAGTTTATTCCTGCACTTCAGATGTTAATGCAGCCCACGAAGAAACAGACAAATCGAATGTTAACATATGTGAGCTTATGTAAATGCTAGCAACAACTGAAACACATTCATCAGGAAGACACCTCCAAGATGCCTGTTTGACTACTTAGCTTCAGAAAAAGGACTACAGAGCATCCAGACCAACATCTGCAGCGCTCCAGCCATTGTTGTAGAAACCctttattaatgaattaacaTTGGTAACTCCTGACTGATTTGTTGGCTAATGGGAAACAGAGGAACCCCTGagtaattattaataatttaccAAAATTTATTTATGCATTGTTACCAAATAGTATCGCACAGCCATGTAACTAAAACACTTTCCATGCATACAGAGTTGGAGAGGAATTTTtaacttgaaaatgtaatgtcaaCAACTGTCACAATAAGCAGTTTTCCTCTACTGCCAAAGTCATGACATGAGTGGCACACAGTGATAACAGTACCGTGTTGTAACTTATCAAACTGCAGCATGAGTTGAACCCACAGCCTTAATTAAGTAcagattttgattttgttatCAAAAATGACTGAATCAGTTGATTTTACACGACATGCATCAGAGAGGATAGAAAATTAGTTGTACCAAATGTGAACCCATTTTTTGCTTTGTTAATCATTTTGTCCACTTCTTATATTGTACCGGGTAGGTTGTACTGCAAATACAGTTTATGTAGGTTTTGTCTCTCTTTATACTTTTAGGTAACTTTCATGTTGACAGATGTCTTGTCCAGTCGACGGAACACTAATCTTCAAGGTTTCTCACCACGTACCCTGAGCCAATCAGATGTGCAGTTGTACCGTGACCTAGCCAGAGCCTCTGGAGGTCAGGCCATAGAGGTCACCAAGTCAGACCTTTCTCTGGCTACAAGAGTAATAGAGGATTCATCAGCCACCGCTGTGGTGAGACACTGAACAAGAAAGAATGAATAGCCGAGTGGAGATGGTGCAACACATTTGCCAACTGTTCACACATACGACGTCTTTTCATATTGATTCCTCTCTCACAGCAGTTTCTGTTCCTTCCTCTTCCAGGTGACAGTTTTCCAGGCAGTGGTGAATCCTGGAAAGCATGATAATTTTACTTTCATTGTTGATGCCTCACTAAGCAACTTGATCATCTATATCACAGGAGCCTCATCTCTCACCTTCAGACTCACCAGCTCCACAGGTTCAGTTCAAAGACACGTTTGGGACTAATGTGTTACTGTTAGTATTATAAAGACTTCCCCTCccttatttattaaatattttgtttagttATTGATTGAgctttgaatataaatatttaaccTAACAGaataattgtgtttattatgtggCGACAGTTTTCGTCCAGAACCTCAAACATAATGTTTAAAGGCATACATTTTAAGTAAATGTTGAGCTTTTTTATTCCGTCCATCATCTGTCATCACAGGAAAACACTTTAGCTTTGTCTGTGCTGGTATAACAGTGTCGTCTTTAAGTTTCTGTTGTGTAGCAATCCAATACATCACCATCAGTGAACAGAAATCCATCTGACACAGCTCTGAAAAATGACCCATTTGAGTACTTTAAGTATCCTATTGCAgctaaataatgtaataataaatcatCACCTGTAATTTGCCAGTTATTAAAATGCTGTAAGACACAATGAGACTAATTACAGAGGAACAGGGCAAATATTTTATTCTAAACTGAATGGAGAAAGACAGCTATGAAAGGGCAGGGGAGGaaatatgttgttattttttagTAATTTGCGTGAACTAACCCTTTAACATGCTATATATTACAGCAAGAAATAtgtttccctctcctccaggtgTCTCTCAGAGTTCTAGTCAGTCCAGTGGTCCTCTGGGATCCTTCACCACAGTGGGAAACCTACGTCGGTTAAGCGTCAACATTGGCAATCAAACAGGATTATGGGGAATCAGTGTTAACTCTATTAATCCCTACTCTGTTAAGGTCATAGGTCAGTAGTATGATGAATTCAGAGTGAGTAGATGAGATGTTTGAAAAGATCTTGAATCTTCTAAATCGCTACTGATCTGTTTTCTGTGAATGTCCACAGGTCAAAGTTTCGTGAATTTTGTCTATAACCTTGTGCAAGCGTATGCGGGAGCTCACAGTGGCTTCAGTCTAAAGGAGGGACGTCCCACAACAGGTCGGAccattttcatttataattattatatagattagattagattatatattataaaactGAAGCATGTTACCTTATTGAGCCCCCATTAAAGTCCAACCCATCAGCCCTAAACTTTTCTGTCTATTCCACAACTCTTCTTTAGTTGTATACATTATGTTTATGTCTGAGGAACTATCACAtactcattttccttttttctcttgcCACAACTTTCAGGAGGTAATGTCACCCTCTTGGTcactgtgacaggaagtgacacggTGGCGGTCACAGAGGTCTCTCTGTTTGGCAGCTCAGGGTCAAGAGAGATCAGCGGATCATTGCAGGCATGTCACATGTTCCACTTGATCAACTGAAAAGACTGTACCTGCATATTTTAGCCAATTAACTACAAATGAAGAgtatactttacattactgctgGCCATTTCTCTAACAAAGTATATAAAGTTTTATAAGAGTTTTCAGATTTATTTCCTACCTGGGAGGAAGCTACTGGTTTCAGACAACTGATTTTTCCCATCTTGAATGTCAGGGTGGCAAAATGCTTCACTTAACAAAAAAGTTATGAAGAGATTTTCAACCGTCATTTaaagttgattttcattttgaaatgaatgggaaGCACTGGCTCTCTGgaacttaaaataaaacaaaactttggGTAAGCTTTGGATGGTTGGCAAGGAGGTCAAATATTcatgatttgtagttaatggggcaaaacatacaaaaccaaCAACACGCTCTTTTCAAGACGTAGCATGATTTATTGATGCAATGGgaaagatttttttcttaatgaaaatgtgcttgtttttagGTAGGTACAGCTGCAACAGAGACAAGTTCTACACAGCCTTTGATATAAATTCTGTACTAATTTGTATTCAAAGCAACAGGCAGCTCATATAGCACTAGCACTAGGGTTAGGAGAAGAATgattaaatataattaacatTAATCATACTCTAGCTACTCTGGTCGACTCgtattattgatttattgattgctctcctccacagacatTAAGCAGTGGTAACTTCCTGGTAAGATTCAGTGGAGTCCCAGCTGGTGACTTTGTGGTTTACCTTAGAGGTCAGGacaccagctccacctccagtTCAACACCGGTCAGCTTCCAGAGACAGGCCTCCACACAGATCAAGACCTCCAGCATCTCTATTACcgtgagcacaaacacaaaaaatcacaatctgttttctgtctcagtgaAGCAGTTCTTCACTTTGCTTTAACATTTGTAAAGATAATGCTAGTTGACAATTAACAACCAGTAAAATGACCACTTCATTCATAAACTCCTATGAATCATACCAGGATGATCATAGTTGCAACAGCTTCCCAGTTGCGTTGTTGATATCACATTTCCAACATAGAAAGGGTTAAATCTCTAATATCTTCTTTTTTCATCTAACTCCACCCATCAGTGACCTCTTATAAtgggacatttttaaattaaggTTGATTGGAAATATGACAATAGCCAAAACACAGGGGTGACCTGTTTCACTCATTAAGCCCTGCCCCCCTCAAGACTGTCGCTATGCCTGTTAAGCTTTCTGTTCTCGTACAGCATATATGCATAATACAGTGTCAATAGTGGGAGATTTACCACCCCAAATTCttagtcattttttaaacaaaattgGTCCgtgatttcacacagaagtaGACAAAAGCAGGGTTCTTGTTTCTTGCTGGCAGCCAGTGATTACCTGCTGAAATAATTACTATCCCTGGTTGATTTTATCTGCtatagttagctagctaattaaggTAACATTAGCTCCATTAATTGGTTGAAAGCACTTCCTCTGGCTGGCTCGTTTTAAAACAAGaatcctgtaaaaaaaaatcctcttaaCTATGTACTTGATGGCTTCCCAAAAGACTGGCTATGTCCCAGGCAAAGTCAGCATGTGGAAGACATAGAAAAAACGGAGAAAGGGCTGTTTAAAGGCATGGTTTAGCGGATGGTCAGTTATATCAAGATTGTTCAATGTTGGTCTAATACCAGAGAGTCGAAGACAGAGTTGGATGGCATTGTTTCTCACTCTCCTTGCTCAAATCAACATCCATCACCATATtattacataaaatacattaagaaatgtttcaccttgtctctttctttaactttccctcttcctctccctccactttTCCAGGCCCAAGCCGACAACATCAACATAGAACCAGGTTCCACCATCGATATCCCTTTCACAGTATCCTCAGACACAACTGGGACGTTCACAGTGCAAGTCAACAACGACCGGAGCTTTTCCTTCACTGCACCCAGCACTGTCAACATAGTGGCAGGAAGTGGGGGTAAAGCCAATGGCACTGTAACCTTAACAGCAACAGCCGGCGCTGCTTCAGGAACAGACGTGACCCTTACCATTGAGGCACAAAATGCAGCTGCCACAGATATCAACTACACTGTCCTCAGGTTTTCTGTGACTGCCAAGGTAACAGAAAGAATTATTTAGCTGGATGGGAAATGAAGCAGTATAAGGAGATGTTTGGGTTTCATACTACATACTGTATTACAGTTCTGCATGGTCAAATCATCTTATTAAACTCCAACATTTCAATCACTGTGCAGCTCATGACCCTTATAATATAACTATAACAAATTTACCCGATAGTAGTCAATCTCCCTAGCAGCTTttaagatggaaaaaaacaatatcaggaaggtgtaaagtaacaaaaaaacatgattgaCTCAGACCAAGAAAGGTGTCTTTCGATAAGTCAATGCAAATCATGTAAAATCAAAGATGGTTCAGGATGTCTGTAGCAGTGGCAGGATGCTTTTGTATCTTCAGCACTCCAGTTTGTGAGTTTACATGGTTTGTATTGACCTTTAAGGGTAACTTTTATACTTCACCGTCTTTACAGGTCTTttggagtactactgcatatgcaaaaaaaaaagcagtataAAGCCGTTTGACTACGTTAGCCCCACTAGCATACCTgaatctctgaccaaactgtcaGCAGCCgaaatgcattgtgggtaatgtaagcaccaggttttgacaaggaagaagaatgtgtggaatagaAAAGACAATAATGTTTggttctgctgctttgattttgatatGTGAGTGTTatagtgcaatgctaaattgacGGAATACTCTTTAGCAGAGATCTTTCTTAGTTGGACTACATCATATTTTTTGTTAAGAACATAGACGAGAATATCTTCAACATTCTTCCCATTACTAATTTTATGACCCACTCAGTGACTGAAATGTCACTGGCTTGGAGATCCAGAATTGGGATCAAGGCTAGGATCAGGGCCATTTTTCgccattaatcattaatcattcatAATACATAATGgccaaatacaaaatatactgaatgcaaaaaaaaagacccaatGAGAGATGCTGGGTAGCCTCTGTCTCACATCAGTGGTAAATCTAACGGTTAATATTGCTCAGAATTCCCATGAACCTGTTttattactgtatgtactgtacactaCTGTGTCAAAGTTTGCTTTAAGGATCACAGATGTTAAAATACTACTCATAACTTTTTTCCTGttccttttattatttgtatgaGACCACActactgttttattgtttaatctCTCTTTCCAGGTGACAGATTTGGCCGGTCCAGTGTGCCAGGTAGTCAACATATCAGGTATCTGTCCCGCCTCCTCATCACTCTGTGCTTCCTCCCAGTGGGAGTTCATCGCTTATCTCACCGATGGTATTAATGGGACTGGCATTGCAAGCACCACCATTCGCCAAGGAAACGGTACCCTCAATACCAGCACAGTGGCTGGAGCAGGGGGAGAGAACATTACAGTGGCCACCTACAGCGCCTCCTGCTGTTCACAGAATATAGTGCTGGCTGCTGTGGACAGGGTAGGAAATGTGGGGACATGTGTGGGATGGGCTAGAGCGCTTACCACACCAGCCCCTACTACAACTACTCCTTTAACTACAACTACCCCTGTAACTACAACTACTCCTTTAACTACAACTACCCCTGAGACTACAACTACTCCTGTGACTACAACTACTCCTTTAACTACAACTACCCCTGTGACTACAACTACTCCTTTAACTACAACTACCCCTGTAACTACAACTACCCCTTTAACTACAACTACTCCTGTGACTACAACTACTCCTTTAACTACAACTACCCCTGTGACTACAACTACTCCTTTAACTTCAACTACCCCTTTGACTACAACTACCCCTGTGACTACAACTACTTCTTTAATTAAAACTCCCCTTGTGATCACAGCTACAGTTAACACAGCATCCACTGGAGGTCACACTTTGAGCACATCACACTGTCTCTGGATCAGTGTAGTGGTTTCTCTCCTTTggaagtgaaagagacaaaTGGAATGAAATAATCATCATGTGCATCTCTCAATGTCTTAGTAAGCTAAGGAAGAGGTGCCTGAACTTTCTGCTAGGTTCTGGCTTCAAGAAAATTCATATATTCAATTAATCAGAAAAATCATCAATCATTTCTCTTACAAATCAATAGTCAATCTTTTTCCCATGACTATAAGTGTACCTGGTTTCTTTCAACCTGTCTTGTCTACTTAAATTAAAGCTTGTGATTTCTTAAGTTCCCGAGAATGTCTTTCATCAACCAACTACAGAAAGTACAGGTGGAGAGGAATAAGTAGCACACTGTGACAACAACAGAGCAGTAGGTGTTCCATGTAAGACATAAATCTTGGTCTACTTGCTGTACTTTACTtgggtatttccatttaatgctacaTTATACTTCCACTACATTTGAGagaaaaatattgtactttttagtgCACTACATTTaagtagttacttttcagattttacGTATGAAGCATATGATGCCTTGTTAAAGATCAAACTACTCAACAGTATAAAGTgattcaaattagctccacctcagccAGCTACATCATTAAAAGTCTGCTTACACAgcaatgcatcaataataaaaaatctaataatgtaattaCACTCCAACAGGCCCCATTCTGCCGCCTAAcaactacttttacttgagaTACTTATAGTACATGTTGCTGCTAGTACATTTGAAcatctacttaagtaaaatttttACTTggaatttgatatttttataatgtaaaatgaCTGCTTTTACCTAAGTAAATTTCCTACATTTACTAACATCATACTGTACGTATGACTTTACACTTCGGTTTAGCCAGTTatccacagaaataaaaataaaaaacagaccTGAAAACAACAATGAGTCCAGAAATGGATCTCGAGTGGCTGTGATTTTTAAACAGTGTTGGTGtttagggtggatttttcctttaaatggtCGGATCAGATGCATGTTGAGTGAAGAGTGCCATCAACTGGTGGTAAAGAGGTCAAAGATAAGGTTTCACCAGGGCCCAGGCAGTAGTAAGATACTGTTAACTTGCAAGCTGCACAGTATGGttttcataaacaaaacatacataagTGGTTATGTGAAACGTGCATGGTAAACAGAATGAATAATAACACAGTTGCAATTGCTAGTAAAGTTTATTTGTCTATttcagaaaaagtaaaacaataattacaaCAAAGAACCAAATGAACCTCAAAGGGCagtaaaaatataacaaatacaataatagTTAAGTGGAAGAACTAAGAGCGACTTCCAGCAGCCGAACACGAATGGCACTTCTGAGGCCCGTTTCACAAAGCAGGATTAATTCAGAGAGCTAGATAAGCCAGAACCACACCTGATCTCCAACACTGGTTTCACTCAGTGCAGTTCCACTGCTCACTCAGTGATCCTGGTTGGTGAGTCAGGTCCCAGTTATCAAGAGACAGCACAACAGCCTGGTCGAATGCAACCTGCATCAGGAGGAGTGAAAAGCTTGGTCCTTTTATACAAAGAAATAATGACTAATTTAGATTTTCCTTCAAACAATACAGCAACCACAAAATCAAAGTACAGCAGGTTTActacatgaaaaagaaacaacagaaaagccAATCACCTCTCAATTAATATGGCAAGTAAACGTCAAAGCAGCCACccactaaaaataaaagcttaattTTGTTTCACAACTTGTACAAATAATTTTGCCCTGCAGGGTCACCAAAAGCAACTGGATAATCAAAAGTGCCACTACAATGAGGAATCTTGATACTCGATTGAGAAGAGTAAAATGAACTGAATTCAGTATCCTCAATAGATGACAATGACTTCATAGATACAGACACATATTACTCCTAGATAACAGCAAACCTTTAATTGATGTCTGTGAAGATCCTTACATCTTTATCATCCTTATCACACAAACGCTAAAGAATATCCTTCTCTGTCTATTTGAAATCTTTGAGCACATTCATGTCACATCAGTGATGCAACTTGGAGCAGATTCAATGTAAGAAACCTACTATATTAGTCATTAATAACAGTATTTACAATACCTAATATGTTACTCTTTTAAACAGAGCAGAGCTTAATGTTACACAATTGGATATTTTGCATTACTTTTAATAGCCCATGGTAGATCAAACATATCCCTGGATCTCTGTGTTCCTGACAAGAGAGATGGTGAATACCAGAGTTGTAAGTATGTATAATCTATACATAATAGATCAATACAGAGGGCCAATAACTGGTATATAACATTATTATCttcaaaaggaaaagacaaaagctACAATTACAGATAAATAGctacagttgttttgtttttttaacaaaagcaaGTGAGAAACTGTACATAATATTAACAGTATTTTATGGCAAGACCACTGAGGACTCTCTCCTTGACCTGCTCTCTTTGAAGTCACTATGCTGTATTTTAGGACTTTGGTCCAACAAACCCAACAAGACTGTAATGTAACACATTTCTTCATTGTCAAATAAGATGTCAAAGACTGGAAAGTGCAAAATGCATTTGCGCTGTAAAATTTGAAATAATTGGTATGAATAGGGGaacaaaaatgttcatttcaaaaatataataacaagTTAGCCCTGTTACTTGAGAATCTGATGATGTAGTTTGATATGACTGATTTGATCTGATTATGTTGTAGTTCAGCTACTGTATTACGGGCTGTAGCCCATTTTTATTCTTGGTTAAATGCAACATTTGAGAAACAGGCAAAGAAATGCAATGAAATTTTGAATTTCTATAGATGAAATATAAGAGATTTTGGTTTTACACACATGTAGGCGATGATATAATTGTTGCATGCAGAGGCACTGAGTTGAAAGAGTCTTAGGCCTATATTCTCTGGGCATGCTTACGTTTCACTCAAAATCTGCTTTTTCTATCATACAAAATTAGTATAGAGCTCCCAAAGTTGGCATTCACTTTTTTCCTCCATACAGTTGCATCACCAAATATACTGTGCCAATCcattcatttacagtatatacatatatacttcacataatatgtatatatgttttgaGTATTCCATGCAGCATATAAACCCCTCTTTGAATATCATTGTATGGAAAAGGGGGTTCAAA
The sequence above is a segment of the Enoplosus armatus isolate fEnoArm2 chromosome 2, fEnoArm2.hap1, whole genome shotgun sequence genome. Coding sequences within it:
- the LOC139298652 gene encoding von Willebrand factor A domain-containing protein 7-like codes for the protein MAARRTVMPLVVVALSLPGLAHCFQPFFSFDGTSITHRDMTQRAILRKTAEVCRDIAASEGRYFSLKIDDNLSVSKVQTACSSTPTSSDMFQTAINDIYYSNEKVDFSLALAKEYHFDDETFQEGRNIITAGVSSVKANVKLKNFVAGRQTLGRVCHTLQDFYSHSNWVELGKITPYSTLIRPDLPLQNLAGPDTPTCRSCTGKICADNILPAVLQQGLLTSGYFNVFSSAKPAGKCSHGGLFDRTSKQDPVGGINKDDVESSHGSLHHKAANLAGDATMELLEDIRVAVGDKSFLRLMGLSQSSVLCFVIDTTGSMSDDIAEAKRVSFDIIDLKRGTSQEPSAYILVPFNDPAFGPVTRTTNADTFKESINRLTANGGGDNPEMSLSGLRLALTAAPQSSEIFVFTDAPAKDFYLKSTVTALIENTMSKVTFMLTDVLSSRRNTNLQGFSPRTLSQSDVQLYRDLARASGGQAIEVTKSDLSLATRVIEDSSATAVVTVFQAVVNPGKHDNFTFIVDASLSNLIIYITGASSLTFRLTSSTGVSQSSSQSSGPLGSFTTVGNLRRLSVNIGNQTGLWGISVNSINPYSVKVIGQSFVNFVYNLVQAYAGAHSGFSLKEGRPTTGGNVTLLVTVTGSDTVAVTEVSLFGSSGSREISGSLQTLSSGNFLVRFSGVPAGDFVVYLRGQDTSSTSSSTPVSFQRQASTQIKTSSISITAQADNINIEPGSTIDIPFTVSSDTTGTFTVQVNNDRSFSFTAPSTVNIVAGSGGKANGTVTLTATAGAASGTDVTLTIEAQNAAATDINYTVLRFSVTAKVTDLAGPVCQVVNISGICPASSSLCASSQWEFIAYLTDGINGTGIASTTIRQGNGTLNTSTVAGAGGENITVATYSASCCSQNIVLAAVDRVGNVGTCVGWARALTTPAPTTTTPVNTASTGGHTLSTSHCLWISVVVSLLWK